A segment of the Ipomoea triloba cultivar NCNSP0323 chromosome 1, ASM357664v1 genome:
ACTAGCTAGCTACAACACTATGGGACTTAAATAGAAAGGAAGGAAGAATAAGAACATGAGCTTAAATGTCAAAGTTGTTAGCTCCTCgtttttattaggaattctcgATCTATCTTTCTTATATGTCCGTGCATTACAAGGTTGCAACTtactagtatattaaaaataaatttggggCCAAGGCCCCCTGCACCATGCAGTTGGCTCCGCGCATGCTAACTCATGAGAGCAttcttatcaatggagttttttcgcgattttttagaagttttttgtaagtgtaattaagaaaaaagaaaatgtgaatggagaaaaaaaaaattaaaacaaatcaaattttaaaaataaaaaataaaaaaaataatgtggtCAGGCGCGCGCGTGCAGTGTACGCCCCCGCATGGGCGCCTGCTGTGCGCATAACGCGCACAGCAGCACATGAGCATTAAATTATAATGTCAGAAACACATTGGCATCTCTTCTCTGACATAAAACAACCAATATCTATTGGTGGTGATGCTCTGAATCAATATTCTTAATAATagtttgccaaagaccttgtggtctagtggcacccggtatCCCGGTTTACACcaaaaaatattcttaataattttttttcaccaatcaaataaagaaataaaaattaagggaaaatgacactttttccccctatgttatatgcttatagaATTTTTCCCCCCTgtattattaaagtggcagtttccccctcagttattttaaaagtgatagttttctcccttgtaatgttaaattgacatttttgtccttaaaataactatttcatttatttttattttccaatcaattgttactaatatgtatggaagatcacggttcgatacgaatctaatcgaacactgtagcaattgaacttaaatagtatatacGGTTACGgagaacttaaatagtatatacggttacggttacgattcagaaccgaaaaaataaaataaaataattgttaaatttagactatttttaaataagaaataaaattataaaaataaatacgtagtaaataaatacataagttttgattggcggtttaaaatcgaaattggaaccgaaccgtaccgatttatcaaaataagtgtttgattattttcactatatatgactgtggttaagttgcggttcacggttcaacaattatttaattttaaatttttcggttctgaatcgtaaccaaaaccatccatactatttcgatatgattgctacagtgtttggttactttcgaaccgaatcgtgatcattcatatatataaataataatttgttggagaagaaaaataaatgaaataattattttgaggataacaatgacaatttaacatttcaggagGGAAaagtgtcactttaataacacagggaggaaaagtgctatatgcacgtaacatagggagaaaaagtaccatttttccaaaaattaataataatttattttccataaaattttaattctatttccCTACAAATATTTTTTCCTATAGACGGGACAATTTTGCCCGTATTCATGTTTTCAGCGTGACAACGTAGAACTTAAATCACATAATTGTTCTCGAATAAAATAAGAACTTCGCCCGTATTCATGTTTTAAACGAAAACCTACTTCTTCTCCTTAGATCTCCGATTCGACATGGCGGCATCCTCCTCTTCCGCCTCGGACTCGTCTTTGTCTTCGTCTCACCGCGAGTATCGGCGCCGCCGCCGTCACAGGGATCGTGATGTCCTCAAGGTCAGGAAGGAGAAACGCTCTCACATCAAACGACGCCGCAATCGTCGtcgctcctcctcctcctcctcctccgatAGCGGCCGCcactcttcttcctcctcttctgaAGATTACAGGTAAATTTTTAGTGAGTTTCCTACCTTCAGAATTTATAGGCTTTAAGGTAAACTAAAATTTCAAGTCATTCATTAATTTTGTCAAAATGTGCAATTAGTCCTTTCGACTTGTGTGCTGCAATCGattaaatagaaatattttcTGAACTTGTGGATTATGTAATTGGTAACTTAAAATTTTTCCTGGGGCCACTTGGACAGCTTAGAGTTTTTTGTATTTGTAATAATGTGGGATAAATATCACAAACATTGTAGAACTTTGATTGATGTACTGAAGTTGGTATTGATGCTCTCTTATGAGTCAAAACTCAGAAATGTTTGCTTGGCAATAGGGAGGGGTAAAAATACTGGAAATTATCTCAAGAAAGAGAAAAGAACACTTGCATTATGTGTTATTGCAATTCTAACCTTTATTGTCATTTGGGAAATTACTATTGTTTCATGTTTGTGTGAGTGCTCGTGTGTTTGTGTATAGTTGTATTTTTTtgtgaacattttttttatgaatgttGGCTATTCTTAAAAATGGGAAACTAGATAGAGTATTCTATCAAAGTCACAAGATGTCCAACTGTTAAGCTGTTtcttaaaaaaagtattttaaagtAATATGGCCTcaggtttttttctttttgagtgttttttgcttttaaaaagtttgattacTACTGAACTTTGTTATCAAGAGTTTAACTACAAGTTCAATGGACAGAAAAATAAACTTGAGGAAACaaatatttcttttcaaaattgaatttgGGTGGTATGCGAATAATTTTTTACATGAGAACAATGAATGAATTTTATTTAGCACCTTGAGTAAAACCTTAACATTTATTCTGTGTTTGTCTTTGATTTTTAGGACATTTATGTAGGACTTTCCTATGTTCTAATAATATGTAGGGTTGCTAAAAAGGCCTAGTGCAGGTTCCCATGTCAACCTTGCTAAGCCCTTTTATTCTTGGGAATGAGCTTTTCTCTTTCCAAGGGGAATAGCTATTATGAGGGGTGGCTTGGTATAAAGTTAGTCCAAAGTTCATAGGAATGGCccatttttttaaatgcttaattttccattaattaatagcctatttttgttatgttttagaaatataattattgttgttgttgttgttgttcttgttattgttgttatcatcatcatgtgtacatatatagatatatatacacatacatacatctATGTTTGAGTGTGTAACATTCAATATATagggtattttttgtctttcaaatgtttattccatttttattttttaaaccaaCCAAATATTACCTTAGTAAACCAAACAATGTAGTAGCCTTACCAATTGCATCCCCTATGAAATGGGATTCCTACTCCCCCAAAATCGATTCTATAAACCAAAGGTGCTGTGAGGTGATTTGCTCATATTATTAGGGATGATGACATTTACTATTCATAAAATTGTTGTTATGAAAAGCAAAACATAGTATTATTAAATCAAAACCTGATTGAAATATTCTTACTTGCATTTTCTTGTCACAGTTCTTCAGACACTGAGCATGAAGCAGGGGAACGTCataaaaaacacaaacataGAGACAGATCTAGCAAGGTGGTTGGTTGACATATGTTAACTTTGTGTTCCATAATATACTTGTTTGATGATTCATTGATAGATGACATTCTCGTTTCCTTTACAGAAGAAGGAAAAAGACAGAGGTAAAAGCCACAAGTCTAAACGTCGTAAACATAAAGCCAAAGAGGTAGGTcattctttttgttgttttttttaatccttTATGCACCCAGTGTGCTATCATCTGGACCATGGGATTTATTATCTTCTATTTATTAAGAGCACTAGTTGAAACCAATACAATCTGCTTGCTTTTCT
Coding sequences within it:
- the LOC116017727 gene encoding protein FAM133 gives rise to the protein MAASSSSASDSSLSSSHREYRRRRRHRDRDVLKVRKEKRSHIKRRRNRRRSSSSSSSDSGRHSSSSSSEDYSSSDTEHEAGERHKKHKHRDRSSKKKEKDRGKSHKSKRRKHKAKEKQEVERHSSPVQLSKFLGRDKDDGVRRSAVSGKKILLKLEKTKEDKEAENKRNELLKFLNASYD